A genomic window from Gymnodinialimonas ceratoperidinii includes:
- a CDS encoding NADP-dependent isocitrate dehydrogenase has translation MTKIKVDNPIVEMDGDEMTRIIWQFIKDKLILPYLDIDLLYYDLGIEERDRTNDQVTIDAAEKTKEVGVAVKCATITPDEARVEEFGLKKMWKSPNGTIRNILGGVIFRQPIICKNVPRLVPGWTQPIVVGRHAFGDQYKATDMKFPGAGTLTMKFTGEDGTEIEHEVYKADSAGVFMSMYNIDKSIYDFARASLNYGLNLGWPVYLSTKNTILKQYDGRFLEIFQEVFDNEFKEAFEEKGIWYEHRLIDDMVACAIKWNGGFVWACKNYDGDVQSDVVAQGFGSLGMMASQLMTPDGKIVESEAAHGTVTRHYRNHQEGKATSTNSIASIFAWTGGLKHRAKLDGNAQLTEFAETLERVIVETVEAGHMTKDLALLVGPDQSWLTTMGFLEKIDENLNKALNI, from the coding sequence ATGACCAAGATCAAAGTAGACAACCCCATCGTCGAAATGGACGGCGACGAGATGACCCGCATCATCTGGCAGTTCATCAAGGACAAGTTGATCCTGCCCTACCTCGACATCGATCTGCTCTACTATGATCTGGGCATCGAGGAGCGCGACCGCACCAACGACCAGGTGACCATCGACGCGGCAGAGAAGACCAAGGAAGTCGGTGTCGCGGTCAAATGCGCCACGATCACCCCGGACGAGGCACGGGTCGAGGAATTCGGCCTCAAGAAAATGTGGAAATCGCCCAACGGGACGATCCGCAACATCCTTGGCGGCGTGATCTTCCGCCAGCCGATCATCTGCAAGAACGTGCCCCGCCTCGTGCCCGGTTGGACACAGCCGATCGTCGTGGGCCGCCACGCCTTCGGCGACCAGTACAAGGCCACGGACATGAAGTTTCCGGGCGCCGGCACCCTGACGATGAAGTTCACCGGCGAAGACGGCACCGAGATCGAGCACGAGGTGTACAAGGCCGACAGCGCCGGCGTCTTCATGTCGATGTACAACATCGACAAGTCGATCTACGACTTCGCCCGCGCCTCGCTGAACTACGGCCTGAACCTCGGCTGGCCGGTCTACCTCTCGACCAAGAACACCATCCTCAAGCAATACGACGGTCGCTTTCTGGAAATCTTCCAGGAGGTCTTCGACAACGAGTTCAAGGAGGCCTTCGAAGAGAAAGGCATCTGGTACGAGCATCGTCTGATCGACGACATGGTGGCCTGCGCGATCAAGTGGAACGGCGGCTTTGTCTGGGCCTGCAAGAACTACGACGGCGACGTGCAGTCCGACGTGGTGGCGCAGGGCTTCGGCTCGCTCGGGATGATGGCCTCTCAGCTGATGACGCCCGACGGCAAGATCGTCGAGAGCGAGGCCGCCCACGGCACCGTCACGCGCCATTACCGCAACCATCAGGAAGGCAAGGCGACCTCGACCAACTCCATCGCCTCGATCTTCGCCTGGACCGGCGGCCTGAAGCACCGCGCCAAGCTCGACGGCAACGCGCAGCTGACCGAATTCGCCGAGACGCTGGAGCGGGTGATCGTGGAAACGGTCGAGGCCGGGCACATGACCAAGGATCTGGCACTTCTGGTCGGCCCGGATCAGAGCTGGCTGACGACGATGGGCTTCCTCGAGAAGATCGACGAGAACCTGAACAAGGCGCTCAACATCTGA
- a CDS encoding dimethylsulfonioproprionate lyase family protein yields the protein MTDRSTLLQTFLEHADQAFTAHTHDPEARRVVRSVFAALTEPGAPGDEGEEMPELAREHLPYLLDPEHFSDYLLQELAVSFSDLAPHLVWTRREGDNPNASDGFDAGHANAMIVGPGGLERRSDVWLGVSLLAAEVRYPDHSHPPEETYLTLTPGEFRQEGQDWTTVGAGGTFYNPPGVTHAMRAGEDTMLTFWALNNSA from the coding sequence ATGACTGATCGTTCGACCCTGCTGCAAACCTTTCTGGAACACGCGGATCAGGCCTTCACGGCCCATACCCACGACCCCGAGGCGCGGCGCGTGGTGCGGAGCGTCTTCGCGGCGCTGACGGAGCCGGGAGCGCCCGGCGACGAAGGCGAAGAAATGCCCGAACTTGCGCGCGAGCATCTTCCCTATCTCCTCGATCCGGAGCATTTCTCCGACTACCTCCTGCAGGAGCTCGCGGTCAGCTTCTCCGATCTCGCGCCGCATCTGGTCTGGACGCGCCGCGAGGGTGACAACCCCAATGCCAGCGACGGTTTCGACGCGGGTCACGCCAATGCGATGATCGTGGGGCCCGGCGGTCTGGAGCGGCGCTCGGACGTCTGGCTTGGCGTCTCGCTGCTCGCCGCCGAGGTGCGCTACCCGGATCACAGCCACCCCCCGGAGGAGACCTACCTGACCCTCACCCCCGGCGAATTCCGGCAGGAGGGGCAGGATTGGACCACGGTCGGCGCAGGCGGCACCTTCTACAACCCGCCGGGCGTCACCCATGCCATGCGCGCGGGCGAGGATACGATGCTCACCTTCTGGGCGTTGAACAACAGCGCGTAA
- a CDS encoding SDR family NAD(P)-dependent oxidoreductase, with protein MSEPRFARYPSLEGASVFVTGGASGIGAGMVRAFAEQGAKVGFVDMDASAGASVAEETGATFAACDLRDIDALRAAFAELAAANGPAEVLVNNAARDDRHTWEEVTPDYWDERQNTNLRHQFFAIQAVAPDMIAAGKGSIINMGSNSWMEAVGGFPAYATAKSAVHGLTRSMARDLGQHRIRVNTIVPGWIMTERQKDLWVTEEALAAHLESQCLPDPIDPVYVVRMALFLASDDAAMCSANNYMVEAGSI; from the coding sequence ATGTCCGAACCCCGTTTCGCCCGCTATCCTAGCCTCGAAGGTGCATCCGTCTTCGTGACCGGCGGCGCGTCAGGGATCGGCGCGGGCATGGTACGGGCCTTCGCCGAGCAAGGCGCCAAGGTGGGCTTTGTCGACATGGACGCCAGCGCCGGCGCATCCGTCGCGGAGGAAACCGGCGCCACCTTCGCGGCTTGCGACCTGCGCGACATCGACGCCCTGCGCGCGGCATTCGCCGAGTTGGCCGCGGCCAATGGGCCGGCGGAGGTGCTGGTCAATAACGCGGCCCGTGACGACCGCCACACGTGGGAAGAGGTCACGCCGGACTATTGGGACGAGCGCCAGAACACCAACCTGCGACACCAGTTCTTCGCCATCCAGGCCGTGGCGCCGGACATGATCGCGGCGGGCAAAGGCTCGATCATCAACATGGGGTCCAATTCGTGGATGGAGGCCGTCGGCGGCTTTCCCGCCTATGCCACGGCGAAATCGGCGGTCCATGGGCTGACCCGCTCCATGGCGCGTGACCTTGGGCAGCACCGCATCCGCGTCAACACGATCGTGCCGGGCTGGATCATGACCGAGCGCCAGAAGGATCTCTGGGTTACCGAGGAAGCTTTGGCCGCGCATCTTGAGAGCCAATGCCTGCCCGACCCGATCGACCCGGTTTACGTGGTCCGCATGGCCCTGTTCCTCGCGTCGGACGACGCGGCAATGTGCTCTGCCAACAATTACATGGTCGAGGCGGGCTCGATCTAG
- a CDS encoding class II glutamine amidotransferase, with protein sequence MCRWAAYLGDAIYLEELLTSPGHSLITQSRAATECKTAINADGFGVAWYGDRAEPGLYRDVFPAWSDPNLASLARTVQSHAFLAHVRASTGAATSRNNCHPFTYGRWSFMHNGQIGGFDRFRRHADMGVSDRLYPYRKGATDSELLFLYALEGGLDKDPMGAMLNAHRALEAMSLSQGTTPHLRSSAAWCNGARLFALRLSSDRIAPSVYYRWSDSRRGWAVVSEPLEVGQGGWAELPPGHGAIFEGDTVEVVELS encoded by the coding sequence ATGTGCCGTTGGGCGGCGTATCTTGGCGACGCGATCTATCTTGAAGAATTATTAACCAGTCCCGGCCATTCTCTGATCACCCAGAGCCGTGCGGCGACGGAATGCAAGACGGCGATCAACGCCGATGGTTTTGGCGTGGCGTGGTATGGGGATCGGGCGGAGCCGGGGCTTTACCGCGACGTGTTCCCGGCGTGGTCGGACCCGAACCTCGCGTCGCTCGCGCGCACGGTGCAAAGCCATGCGTTTCTGGCCCATGTGCGCGCCTCCACCGGGGCGGCGACCAGCCGCAATAATTGCCATCCGTTCACCTACGGGCGGTGGAGCTTCATGCACAACGGCCAGATCGGCGGCTTCGACCGGTTCCGACGGCATGCGGACATGGGCGTATCCGACAGGCTCTACCCCTATCGCAAGGGCGCGACCGACAGCGAGTTGCTGTTTCTCTATGCCTTGGAGGGCGGGCTCGACAAGGACCCGATGGGGGCGATGCTGAACGCGCACCGCGCGCTGGAGGCGATGTCGCTCTCGCAGGGAACGACGCCACACCTGCGCAGTTCCGCCGCGTGGTGCAACGGCGCGCGGCTCTTTGCGCTGCGCCTCTCCTCTGATCGCATCGCGCCCTCGGTCTATTACCGGTGGAGCGACAGCCGGAGAGGGTGGGCCGTCGTCTCGGAGCCGCTGGAAGTCGGGCAGGGCGGTTGGGCGGAGCTGCCGCCCGGTCACGGGGCAATCTTCGAGGGGGATACCGTCGAGGTTGTAGAGCTCTCCTAG
- a CDS encoding DUF6356 family protein gives MIRRIFLDHPADVDESYFEHMAFAGTFSFKLFLAAGAAAVHALIPCMFEKTASKLIAEMYAKTHNRGA, from the coding sequence ATGATCCGCCGTATCTTCCTCGACCATCCCGCTGACGTGGATGAAAGCTATTTCGAGCATATGGCCTTCGCGGGCACCTTCAGCTTCAAGCTTTTTCTCGCGGCGGGCGCGGCGGCGGTCCATGCCCTGATCCCCTGCATGTTTGAGAAGACCGCCAGCAAGCTGATCGCTGAGATGTATGCGAAGACCCATAACCGGGGCGCGTGA
- a CDS encoding Lrp/AsnC family transcriptional regulator, translating into MANIDPIDARILARLQRRCDEPLEELGQHVGLSRNAVWRRVKALEERGVLVGRVAVVDPDAVGLGLMVFIQVRAGHHSADWLEKFRRAVRAMPEILGVYRMTGDLDYLLRARVADMADYDRLYQRLIARVDMGDVSASFVMEELKEGSALPL; encoded by the coding sequence ATGGCAAATATTGACCCAATAGACGCCCGCATCCTCGCCCGTTTGCAACGCCGCTGCGACGAACCGCTTGAAGAGCTTGGCCAGCACGTCGGCCTGTCGCGCAACGCGGTCTGGCGGCGCGTCAAGGCGCTGGAAGAGCGCGGCGTTCTGGTAGGCCGCGTCGCGGTTGTCGATCCGGATGCGGTCGGTCTGGGACTGATGGTGTTCATTCAGGTCCGTGCCGGCCATCACTCGGCCGACTGGTTGGAGAAATTCCGCCGCGCCGTGCGCGCCATGCCCGAGATCCTCGGCGTCTACCGGATGACCGGCGACCTCGACTACCTCCTACGCGCGCGGGTGGCGGACATGGCGGACTACGACAGGCTCTACCAACGCCTGATCGCCCGCGTCGACATGGGCGACGTCTCGGCTAGTTTCGTGATGGAAGAGCTGAAGGAGGGCAGCGCCCTCCCTCTGTGA
- the acuI gene encoding MDR family oxidoreductase, giving the protein MTFNALIVEKNDEGKTSASVQQITEDRLPEGNVTVAVDYSTLNYKDGLCVGPGGGLVRHYPHVPGIDFAGTVEASDDDRYSPGDKVVLTGWRVGEMHWGGYAQKARVNADWLVPLPDGLTTRQAMAVGTAGFTAMLAVMALEDHGLTTGNGEVLVTGAAGGVGSVATAILAAKGHDVAAVTGRPEQEDYLKSLGASRIVPRAELNETTKRPLEAETWAGCVDAVGGDMLARVLGQMKYGASVAAVGLAGGAGLPATVIPFLLRGVNLLGIDSVMQPYDNRLRAWEAIARDLPMDKLEAMIEPATLSDLPDLGRAILKGGVRGRVVVDVNA; this is encoded by the coding sequence ATGACGTTCAACGCGTTGATCGTAGAGAAGAACGACGAAGGCAAGACCAGCGCCTCGGTCCAGCAAATCACCGAGGATCGCCTGCCCGAGGGCAATGTGACGGTCGCTGTCGATTATTCGACCCTCAACTACAAGGACGGCCTGTGTGTCGGCCCCGGCGGCGGGTTGGTGCGCCATTACCCCCATGTCCCTGGCATCGATTTCGCCGGCACGGTCGAGGCCTCCGACGATGACCGCTACAGCCCCGGCGACAAGGTCGTACTGACCGGCTGGCGCGTGGGCGAGATGCATTGGGGCGGCTACGCGCAGAAGGCCCGCGTCAACGCGGACTGGCTGGTGCCGCTCCCGGACGGCCTCACGACCCGGCAGGCCATGGCCGTCGGCACCGCCGGTTTCACCGCCATGCTCGCTGTCATGGCACTTGAAGATCACGGTCTAACCACCGGAAATGGCGAAGTTCTTGTGACCGGTGCAGCGGGTGGCGTGGGCTCGGTCGCGACTGCCATCCTCGCCGCCAAAGGACATGACGTCGCCGCAGTCACCGGCCGGCCCGAGCAGGAGGATTACCTCAAGTCCCTCGGCGCCAGCCGCATCGTGCCGCGCGCGGAGCTCAACGAGACCACCAAGCGCCCGCTGGAAGCCGAGACCTGGGCCGGCTGCGTCGATGCCGTCGGCGGTGACATGCTCGCCCGCGTTTTGGGCCAGATGAAATACGGTGCCTCCGTCGCCGCCGTGGGTCTCGCAGGCGGGGCGGGACTTCCCGCCACCGTGATCCCCTTCCTGCTGCGCGGCGTGAACCTGCTCGGCATCGATTCCGTCATGCAGCCCTACGACAACCGTCTCCGCGCCTGGGAAGCCATCGCCCGCGACCTGCCGATGGACAAGCTCGAGGCCATGATCGAACCGGCCACGCTATCCGACCTCCCGGACCTTGGCCGCGCGATCCTGAAAGGCGGCGTCCGAGGCCGCGTTGTTGTTGATGTGAACGCATAA
- a CDS encoding dimethylsulfoniopropionate demethylase translates to MALISPSRRLRRTPFSDGVEAAGCKAFTVYNRMLLPTVFRSVEEDYRHLKEAVQVWDVAVERQVEIRGPDAGRLVQMLTPRDLRGMLPGQCYYMPVVDETGGMLNDPVLLKLAEDRWWISIADSDLLLWVKGVAQGYRLDVLVDEPDVSPLAVQGPRSDDLLARVFGDAVRDIRFFRFGWFDFQGHDMLIARSGYSKQGGFEIYVEGWDLGMPLWNALMEAGAELDVHAGCPNGIERIEGGLLSYGNDMTDDNTPHECGLGRFCNTATAVGCIGRDALLRVAKEGPVQQVRPIAIDAPSLPGCDRVWPLMAGDKRVGQVTSAALSPDFGEGVAIGMVRMTHWDAGTQLHVQTPEGALPAEVREKFWI, encoded by the coding sequence ATGGCTCTGATCTCTCCCTCCCGCCGCCTGCGTCGCACACCGTTCTCCGACGGGGTCGAAGCCGCGGGCTGCAAGGCCTTTACCGTCTACAACAGGATGCTTCTGCCCACGGTGTTTCGCAGCGTGGAAGAGGACTATCGCCACCTGAAGGAGGCGGTGCAGGTCTGGGATGTCGCGGTCGAGCGGCAGGTGGAAATTCGCGGCCCCGACGCGGGCCGGTTGGTGCAGATGCTCACCCCCCGCGACCTGCGCGGGATGCTGCCCGGCCAATGCTACTACATGCCGGTGGTGGACGAGACCGGTGGGATGCTCAACGATCCAGTGCTGCTGAAACTGGCCGAGGATCGCTGGTGGATTTCCATTGCCGACAGCGACCTCTTGCTTTGGGTCAAGGGCGTGGCGCAAGGCTATCGCCTCGACGTGCTGGTTGATGAGCCGGACGTGTCGCCCCTTGCCGTTCAGGGCCCGCGCTCGGACGATCTGCTGGCCCGTGTCTTCGGCGACGCGGTCCGCGACATCCGCTTCTTCCGCTTCGGCTGGTTCGATTTTCAGGGTCACGACATGCTGATCGCCCGCTCCGGCTACTCCAAGCAGGGCGGCTTCGAGATCTACGTCGAAGGATGGGATCTGGGCATGCCGCTCTGGAACGCGCTGATGGAGGCGGGGGCCGAGCTCGACGTGCACGCCGGCTGCCCCAACGGGATCGAGCGGATCGAGGGCGGGCTGCTGAGCTACGGCAACGACATGACCGACGACAACACCCCCCACGAATGCGGCCTCGGCCGTTTCTGCAACACCGCGACGGCGGTAGGCTGCATCGGCCGCGACGCGCTATTGCGGGTTGCCAAGGAAGGGCCCGTGCAGCAGGTCCGCCCCATCGCCATCGATGCGCCCTCGCTGCCCGGCTGTGACCGGGTCTGGCCGCTGATGGCCGGCGACAAGCGCGTGGGTCAGGTGACCTCCGCCGCGCTCAGCCCCGATTTCGGCGAGGGCGTGGCGATCGGCATGGTCCGCATGACCCATTGGGACGCGGGCACGCAGCTCCACGTCCAGACCCCGGAAGGCGCGCTGCCCGCCGAGGTCAGAGAGAAATTCTGGATTTGA
- a CDS encoding DUF1326 domain-containing protein encodes MSTKKRPDADRLAVSQRIDSRMDNPKRRKITPRDWAIKGELILNCSCTVFCPCVVSLGKHEPTEGDCKAWMGIAIDEGHFEGEDLSGLNVGLMVYIPGRMADGGWQVAAYVDDRASGKAYQGLLEIFSGAAGGTTGLFTLLVSDIVNAEREKVEITREGNKRGLFVGKKIQGEVQMIDGGNPEHPVMITNSKYWMGPDIIAAKGLKSRVRDFGKMWDFSGKSAEICPIDWSGSAGGGR; translated from the coding sequence ATGAGCACCAAGAAACGCCCCGACGCCGATCGCCTCGCGGTCAGTCAGCGCATCGACAGCCGCATGGACAACCCCAAGCGCCGCAAGATCACGCCGCGCGATTGGGCGATCAAGGGCGAGTTGATCCTGAACTGCTCCTGCACCGTTTTCTGCCCCTGCGTCGTGTCGCTCGGCAAGCACGAGCCGACCGAGGGTGACTGCAAGGCCTGGATGGGCATTGCGATCGACGAAGGCCACTTCGAGGGCGAGGATCTTTCGGGTCTCAACGTCGGCCTGATGGTCTATATCCCCGGCCGCATGGCCGACGGCGGCTGGCAGGTGGCGGCCTATGTCGACGATCGCGCCAGCGGCAAGGCGTATCAGGGCCTGCTCGAGATCTTCTCGGGCGCGGCTGGCGGCACCACGGGGCTCTTCACGCTGCTGGTCTCCGACATCGTCAATGCCGAGCGCGAGAAGGTCGAGATCACCCGCGAGGGCAACAAGCGCGGGCTCTTCGTGGGCAAGAAGATCCAGGGCGAAGTGCAGATGATCGACGGCGGCAACCCCGAGCATCCGGTGATGATCACCAATTCCAAGTACTGGATGGGCCCCGATATCATCGCGGCCAAAGGCCTCAAGAGCCGCGTGCGCGACTTCGGCAAGATGTGGGATTTCTCCGGCAAATCCGCGGAGATCTGCCCGATTGACTGGTCCGGCTCCGCCGGCGGCGGGCGGTGA
- a CDS encoding DUF2182 domain-containing protein gives MTHAFKSALWLTFFSIILISWVVLYQMSTGMGLDLIGRPTMDMGAMDMGTSEMGAMEMQAAPMGGMPASDMAASDMPAMELPAADMPAMDMSAMTRFNPLFGMWTLMMAAMMLPTLVPTLTNYDRLITSADGTRAGWLGVLAGYSIVWIAMAALFALTQIALLRAGVIDMMGVASNTWIAGGLLILVGGFQFTRAKEVCHGVCHAPMTYFLGHWRTGFSGGLRMGLGLGTFCAGCCWGFMALGFVGGMMSLLWMGLATLFMVFEKLPQIGHYVTKPLGAALMIGGLGVLAYPYIAA, from the coding sequence ATGACCCACGCTTTCAAATCGGCCCTCTGGCTCACGTTCTTCTCCATCATCCTGATCTCATGGGTGGTGCTCTACCAGATGAGCACCGGAATGGGGCTGGACCTCATCGGTCGCCCGACCATGGACATGGGTGCGATGGACATGGGGACGAGCGAGATGGGCGCGATGGAGATGCAAGCCGCGCCGATGGGCGGGATGCCGGCTTCTGACATGGCCGCGAGCGACATGCCTGCCATGGAATTGCCTGCCGCCGACATGCCCGCGATGGACATGTCCGCGATGACCCGTTTCAACCCGCTTTTCGGCATGTGGACCCTGATGATGGCGGCGATGATGCTGCCCACGCTGGTTCCCACGCTTACCAATTACGACCGGCTGATCACCTCCGCCGACGGCACGCGGGCGGGGTGGCTTGGCGTGCTTGCGGGCTATTCCATCGTCTGGATCGCCATGGCCGCGCTGTTCGCGCTGACCCAGATCGCGCTCCTGCGCGCCGGGGTGATCGACATGATGGGGGTCGCCTCCAACACATGGATCGCGGGCGGATTGCTGATCCTCGTGGGCGGCTTCCAGTTCACCCGCGCGAAAGAGGTCTGCCACGGCGTCTGTCACGCCCCGATGACCTATTTCCTCGGCCATTGGCGCACCGGCTTCTCTGGCGGCCTGCGCATGGGCCTCGGCCTCGGCACTTTCTGCGCCGGCTGCTGTTGGGGCTTCATGGCGCTCGGCTTCGTGGGCGGCATGATGAGCCTGCTGTGGATGGGCCTCGCCACGCTGTTCATGGTTTTTGAGAAACTGCCCCAGATCGGGCACTATGTAACCAAGCCCCTCGGGGCGGCACTGATGATCGGTGGATTGGGCGTGCTCGCGTACCCCTACATCGCCGCATAG
- a CDS encoding FadR/GntR family transcriptional regulator produces MKIDPNSKADLSAQIASAIRDAIIAGELIVDTRLPSEAELSETFEVSRSTVREALKRLAAQSLIRTQRGAFGGAFVNRLSYEDAYGQHITTSTLLLGMNEVGFDTACEARFALERACADLSAARRTADHLATMRVEALRQGQPGLSDEAFCASDVAFHRALVDGADNPVMSYQLAGAVEAMQPLMNMITFTARNRAEIVRLHSLIADAAEARDGAAVASALTELEAYTKTLAQSVFAARAKGASA; encoded by the coding sequence ATGAAAATCGATCCGAATTCCAAAGCCGACCTTTCGGCGCAGATCGCCTCGGCCATTCGCGATGCCATCATCGCGGGCGAGCTGATCGTGGACACGCGCCTGCCTTCGGAGGCGGAACTGTCCGAGACCTTCGAGGTCTCGCGGTCCACCGTGCGCGAGGCACTCAAGCGGCTGGCGGCGCAATCGCTGATCCGCACGCAGCGGGGCGCGTTCGGCGGCGCCTTCGTCAATCGGCTCTCCTACGAGGACGCCTACGGGCAACATATCACGACCTCGACGCTGCTTCTGGGGATGAACGAGGTGGGCTTCGATACCGCCTGCGAGGCGCGGTTCGCGCTGGAGCGGGCCTGCGCCGATCTGTCGGCGGCCCGGCGCACGGCGGATCATCTGGCGACGATGCGCGTGGAGGCGTTGCGGCAGGGCCAGCCGGGGCTGAGCGACGAGGCCTTCTGCGCCTCGGACGTGGCCTTTCACCGGGCGCTGGTGGACGGCGCCGACAACCCGGTGATGTCCTATCAACTGGCCGGCGCGGTCGAGGCGATGCAGCCCTTGATGAACATGATCACCTTCACGGCCCGCAACCGCGCCGAGATCGTACGGCTGCACAGCCTGATCGCGGATGCGGCAGAAGCCCGTGACGGCGCGGCGGTGGCCTCGGCCCTGACCGAGTTGGAGGCCTATACCAAGACCCTCGCACAGTCGGTCTTCGCCGCCCGCGCCAAGGGCGCCAGCGCCTGA
- a CDS encoding extracellular solute-binding protein, with the protein MKKTALLTSALALATALPAAAQNLTVFDYSGFEDPAFHQSYIDTHGGAPEFVFFGDEDEAFQRLLAGFQSDVTHICAGSVPRWQASGIIEPWDAEQIEAFETLNADLVGQDVLSGSEDLYFLPTDYGSTAVAYNADELSEEDVTSLEIFNNPAYAGRLSIPDNVDDAYALAYLATGVTDWSDVSDAEFEAATEWLRGIHQNLRTYWTDPAEISQLIGSGEVLAAWVWNEVPVAMAEEGFNVGFSRNTTEGSSVWLCGYVNMVEGAGEEAQAYDYVNALLSDASAGPLLDSGFGSANDAALQALGAEALEASGLGEVTVPVLAQLPISNEQRERQAEAFERIKAGF; encoded by the coding sequence ATGAAAAAAACTGCCCTTCTGACTTCGGCCCTGGCACTCGCCACGGCCCTTCCCGCCGCCGCCCAGAACCTGACGGTGTTCGACTATTCCGGCTTCGAGGATCCGGCGTTTCACCAGTCCTACATCGACACCCACGGCGGCGCGCCGGAGTTTGTCTTCTTCGGCGACGAGGATGAAGCGTTTCAACGCCTGCTGGCCGGTTTCCAGTCTGATGTGACCCATATCTGCGCCGGCTCGGTGCCGCGCTGGCAGGCCTCGGGCATCATCGAGCCCTGGGACGCCGAGCAGATCGAGGCCTTCGAGACCCTTAACGCCGACCTCGTCGGTCAGGACGTTCTGTCGGGATCGGAAGATCTCTACTTCCTGCCGACGGACTACGGCTCCACCGCCGTGGCCTACAACGCCGATGAGCTGTCCGAGGAAGACGTGACCAGCCTCGAGATCTTCAACAACCCCGCCTATGCCGGCCGCCTGTCGATCCCCGACAACGTGGACGACGCCTATGCGCTGGCCTATCTCGCCACCGGCGTCACCGACTGGTCCGACGTGAGCGATGCCGAGTTCGAGGCCGCCACCGAGTGGCTGCGCGGCATCCACCAGAACCTGCGCACATACTGGACCGACCCCGCCGAGATCAGCCAGCTGATCGGCTCGGGCGAGGTTCTGGCGGCCTGGGTCTGGAACGAAGTGCCCGTCGCCATGGCCGAGGAAGGCTTCAACGTCGGCTTCTCGCGCAACACGACCGAAGGATCATCCGTCTGGCTCTGCGGCTACGTGAACATGGTCGAGGGTGCCGGCGAGGAAGCGCAGGCCTATGACTACGTGAACGCCCTGTTGTCCGACGCCTCCGCCGGACCGCTTCTGGACAGCGGCTTCGGCTCTGCCAATGACGCCGCCCTGCAGGCCCTGGGCGCCGAGGCGCTGGAAGCCTCGGGTCTGGGTGAAGTGACGGTGCCGGTTCTGGCGCAGCTGCCGATCTCTAACGAGCAGCGCGAGCGTCAGGC